One genomic region from Yamadazyma tenuis chromosome 4, complete sequence encodes:
- a CDS encoding phosphopantetheine adenylyltransferase (EggNog:ENOG503NWCY; COG:S), with protein sequence MSLIIINDPIHKDYEDLFNRALQLKPTQIDVYLNSSIHSVEQLGRVLNKLYGQVRALSLDHQYSYKFNIDILFNSIDFQDYKRIYVSDKEVHIAKSQKLNVTAIPSELKSVDAGPSEGSSVGKFDIVAVGGTFDHLHDGHKILLSSAVFLAKNKVIVGITDDELLKNKKYKQYLELFEKRLEITTKFLKKIASNQTFDLYKIVDICGPTGYIKGIDCLVLSKESASGGEFVNNFRKSIGYPKLTVYAIELIGGENKLSSTDLRREEQELTQFQQK encoded by the coding sequence ATGTCATTAATTATAATAAACGATCCGATCCATAAAGACTACGaagatttgttcaataGGGCTTTGCAGTTAAAACCGACTCAAATTGATGTATACCTAAACAGCCTGATCCACTCTGTGGAGCAATTGGGGCGTGTGTTAAATAAGTTGTATGGACAAGTAAGAGCTCTTCTGCTAGACCACCAGTATTCCTACAAGTTCAACATAGACATATTATTCAATAGCATTGACTTCCAAGACTACAAAAGAATATACGTGAGTGACAAGGAGGTTCACATTGCTAAGCTGCAAAAACTTAATGTGACGGCAATACCAAGTGAGTTGAAGAGTGTTGATGCTGGGCCGCTGGAAGGAAGTTCAGTTGGAAAATTTGATATAGTAGCGGTGGGTGGCACGTTTGACCATTTGCATGACGGGCACAAGATTCTCCTATCATCAGCGGTGTTTCTAGCCAAAAACAAGGTCATTGTAGGTATtactgatgatgaacttttgaagaataaaAAGTATAAGCAGTACTTGgaattgtttgaaaaaagaTTGGAAATtaccaccaagtttttgaagaaaatcgCCAGTAACCAGACTTTTGATTTGTATAAGATTGTGGATATTTGTGGACCCACTGGTTATATCAAAGGTATTGACTGCTTGGTTTTGAGTAAGGAAAGTGCATCTGGAGGAGAGTTTGTTAATAACTTCAGAAAGTCGATTGGGTATCCAAAACTCACAGTCTACGCAATTGAGCTCATTGGAGGAGAAAACAAGCTCAGTTCTACTGACTTGAGGAGAGAGGAACAAGAACTTACGCAATTTCAACAGAAATAA